From one Luteolibacter sp. Y139 genomic stretch:
- a CDS encoding ferritin-like domain-containing protein has protein sequence MISNLEDLYYDQIRDLYSAETQLIDALPGLCNAASNDDLKKALTGHLAETRKQRERLASICSRHDIAPEGTTCEAMRGLVKEASSHALSVDPGEVRDAAIIACGNRVEHYEIAGYGAAKAFAEVLGFSEDVDLLDQSIEEEGAADKKLTKIATGGLFAAGVNKAAV, from the coding sequence ATGATCAGCAATCTTGAAGACCTGTACTATGATCAAATCCGCGACCTCTACAGCGCGGAGACCCAACTGATCGACGCCCTGCCCGGGCTCTGCAATGCTGCCAGCAACGACGACCTGAAGAAGGCTCTCACCGGCCACCTCGCCGAAACCCGCAAACAACGCGAGCGGCTCGCCAGCATCTGCAGCCGCCATGACATCGCTCCCGAGGGAACCACCTGCGAAGCGATGCGCGGCCTCGTCAAGGAAGCCTCCAGCCACGCCCTCTCGGTGGATCCCGGCGAGGTGCGGGATGCCGCCATCATCGCCTGCGGCAACCGCGTGGAACACTATGAAATCGCCGGCTACGGCGCTGCGAAGGCCTTCGCCGAGGTGCTCGGCTTCAGTGAGGACGTGGACTTGCTCGACCAATCGATCGAGGAAGAAGGCGCGGCCGACAAGAAGCTCACCAAGATCGCTACCGGCGGGCTCTTTGCCGCTGGCGTGAACAAGGCCGCCGTTTGA
- a CDS encoding response regulator transcription factor: MHRIFVVDDHPMLRGGLRHSIGAEAEWTVCGEAANAADALASIPHVQPDLVIMDITLPDKSGLELIKDLQALCPQIPVLVFSMHDEMLYAERVIRAGGRGYLMKGSSTDQFLKAMTEVLRGSLFLSERVAGQILNRLGRGNSRSGLSSLTDRELEVFELIGRGVPIPQIGETLHISPRTVDAHRTNIRLKLGLPDAAAVMREAVVWVEMGGAAKRVVS; the protein is encoded by the coding sequence ATGCATAGGATTTTCGTCGTCGATGATCACCCCATGTTGCGGGGAGGATTGCGGCACTCGATCGGTGCGGAAGCCGAGTGGACGGTGTGTGGAGAAGCAGCCAATGCGGCGGATGCCCTCGCCTCGATCCCGCATGTTCAGCCCGATTTGGTGATCATGGACATCACGCTGCCCGACAAGAGCGGCTTGGAGCTGATCAAGGATCTGCAGGCGCTTTGTCCGCAGATCCCGGTGCTGGTGTTTTCAATGCACGACGAAATGCTCTACGCCGAGCGCGTGATCCGGGCGGGCGGCCGGGGATACCTGATGAAGGGATCGTCCACGGATCAATTTCTCAAGGCGATGACGGAAGTGCTGCGTGGCTCGCTGTTTCTCAGCGAGCGCGTTGCCGGACAGATCCTCAATCGTCTTGGCCGTGGGAATTCCCGCTCGGGCCTTTCCAGTCTCACGGATCGCGAATTGGAAGTCTTCGAGCTGATTGGCCGGGGCGTGCCCATTCCCCAGATTGGAGAAACCCTTCATATCAGCCCAAGAACGGTGGATGCCCATAGAACGAACATTCGCTTGAAGCTGGGCCTTCCCGACGCGGCAGCGGTGATGCGTGAAGCGGTTGTTTGGGTGGAGATGGGGGGAGCGGCGAAACGGGTGGTGTCCTAG
- a CDS encoding glycine zipper domain-containing protein, translating into MNADQKLDKEKQEEDGLRADPEGKDFGTTFGAAHGAIAGGVIGSLVGPGGTVVGAMIGAGAGAAIGHVVGAGANNDESYWRKNLEHQPFYDRTYNYEDFATALRLGAEGWRASEGRSFEESEDHLRERWEQTRGISRLKWEQAKLAARAAWEQTGREQTSND; encoded by the coding sequence ATGAATGCGGACCAGAAGTTGGATAAGGAGAAGCAGGAGGAAGATGGACTAAGAGCAGATCCCGAGGGCAAGGACTTCGGAACGACCTTTGGCGCGGCACACGGTGCGATTGCCGGAGGGGTGATCGGTTCACTGGTGGGACCCGGTGGAACAGTCGTTGGAGCCATGATCGGCGCCGGAGCGGGAGCAGCCATCGGCCACGTGGTGGGAGCTGGAGCGAACAATGACGAGAGCTATTGGAGGAAGAATCTGGAGCACCAGCCTTTCTACGACCGCACCTACAACTACGAGGACTTTGCAACCGCATTGCGGCTCGGAGCAGAGGGTTGGCGCGCTTCAGAGGGGAGGAGCTTTGAGGAAAGCGAGGACCACTTGCGCGAGCGGTGGGAGCAGACGAGGGGTATCTCTCGTCTGAAATGGGAGCAGGCCAAGCTGGCGGCTCGCGCCGCTTGGGAGCAGACCGGACGTGAACAAACTTCCAACGATTGA
- a CDS encoding glycosyltransferase family 4 protein: MKTLSRIAFLGGYVPRKCGIATFTHDLFSAVNAGSPGSEAWVAAVTDQADGYNYPPEVRLKLDEGDPDSYRRVARHLNFSRPDVLCVQHEFGIYGGPAGSHLLALLKEVNAPVVTTLHTILAKPDIDQRRVMDELIRRSSRLVVMAGRGAKILQEVYGVDSQKIDVIPHGIPDVPFGGGKEAKKELGYEGNRLLLTFGLLGPGKGIEHAIRAMPAIVEQEPNAVYVILGATHPHLVAREGERYRLGLEALAEECGVSDHVIFDNRFVSPEDLDRFMAAADIYLTPYPNEAQITSGTLARAFGAGKAVVSTPYWHAQELLADGAGVLVPAGDADAISREVCQLMGDPERMEAMCRKAHQDGRAMIWPAVAERYLESFAKAESKVAPAVGYSSRMPLPPVVRLEHVERMSDGTGIFQHATYNVPNFHEGYCTDDNARSFLLCLQLDSHGVPAPENVERLATTYLAFLAAAFNPANGRFRNFMTHGRAWLEETGSEDSHGRALWALGTGCSRTRNDGHRMLCMHVFQQAIGAVEGFTSPRAWSFAMLGIHEYLKAFPGDLGLHRLLQSLGQRLMVLWKRSSRRDWRWFEDILSYDNARIAQALIASGSRMPGSESLKVGLESLAWLAEIQTASAGHFRPIGSDGFYPRKGERAEYDQQPVEAQAMVSACLEAWRVTSRPMWLKEARRAFDWFLGGNDLGLPLFDAATGGCCDGLQPTRLNANQGAESSLAFSLSLAEMLAAEASSAETVKQIA, encoded by the coding sequence ATGAAGACACTTTCTCGAATCGCATTTCTCGGTGGTTACGTTCCCCGCAAGTGCGGCATCGCCACTTTCACCCACGATCTTTTCAGTGCAGTCAATGCCGGCTCCCCTGGATCCGAGGCATGGGTGGCTGCCGTGACCGATCAAGCCGATGGCTACAACTATCCGCCGGAGGTTCGTCTGAAGTTGGATGAGGGAGACCCTGATTCCTACCGACGCGTCGCCCGTCATCTGAATTTCAGCCGTCCAGACGTGCTCTGCGTCCAGCATGAGTTCGGCATCTATGGCGGTCCCGCGGGCAGCCATTTGCTGGCCTTGTTGAAGGAGGTCAACGCACCGGTGGTAACCACGCTTCACACGATTCTGGCAAAGCCGGACATCGACCAGCGCCGGGTCATGGACGAACTCATACGCCGCAGCTCTCGACTGGTGGTGATGGCCGGCCGTGGGGCTAAGATCCTCCAAGAGGTCTACGGAGTGGATTCGCAAAAGATCGATGTCATTCCGCACGGCATCCCGGATGTGCCCTTCGGAGGCGGCAAAGAGGCGAAGAAGGAGCTGGGCTACGAGGGGAATCGCCTGCTGCTTACCTTCGGTCTGCTCGGTCCTGGGAAGGGAATCGAACACGCGATTCGCGCCATGCCCGCCATCGTCGAGCAGGAACCCAATGCCGTCTATGTGATCCTCGGCGCGACCCATCCTCATCTGGTGGCGCGGGAAGGTGAGCGATACCGGCTCGGTCTGGAGGCCTTGGCAGAGGAATGCGGAGTCTCCGACCACGTAATCTTTGATAATCGCTTCGTCTCTCCGGAAGACCTCGATCGATTCATGGCCGCGGCGGACATTTACCTCACTCCGTATCCGAATGAGGCTCAGATCACCTCGGGCACGCTGGCGCGGGCGTTTGGTGCCGGCAAGGCAGTGGTATCCACGCCTTACTGGCATGCCCAGGAATTGTTGGCCGACGGAGCAGGAGTGCTAGTGCCGGCGGGTGATGCGGACGCGATTTCCCGCGAAGTCTGCCAACTCATGGGAGACCCGGAACGGATGGAAGCCATGTGTCGCAAGGCTCATCAAGACGGAAGGGCGATGATCTGGCCCGCGGTGGCCGAGCGCTATCTAGAGTCATTCGCGAAAGCGGAGTCAAAGGTCGCTCCCGCGGTGGGATATTCCTCTCGCATGCCCTTGCCGCCGGTGGTGCGGCTCGAGCATGTGGAGCGGATGAGCGACGGGACCGGCATCTTCCAACACGCGACCTACAATGTGCCGAATTTTCACGAGGGTTATTGTACGGACGACAATGCCCGGTCCTTCCTGCTTTGCCTGCAACTCGACAGCCATGGCGTTCCCGCACCGGAGAACGTGGAGCGGTTGGCGACGACTTACCTCGCCTTCCTTGCCGCTGCCTTCAATCCGGCCAATGGCCGATTCCGGAACTTCATGACCCATGGAAGGGCATGGTTGGAAGAGACCGGCAGCGAGGATAGCCATGGTCGCGCCCTGTGGGCACTCGGTACCGGATGTAGTCGCACACGGAATGACGGGCATCGCATGCTATGCATGCACGTTTTCCAACAGGCGATCGGTGCGGTGGAGGGCTTCACCTCGCCGCGTGCCTGGTCCTTCGCGATGCTCGGCATCCACGAGTATCTGAAGGCGTTTCCGGGCGACCTGGGGCTGCATCGTTTGCTCCAGTCGTTAGGGCAGCGGCTGATGGTGCTGTGGAAGAGAAGTTCCCGCCGCGACTGGCGTTGGTTCGAGGACATCCTCTCCTACGACAATGCCCGCATCGCGCAGGCTCTCATCGCGAGCGGCAGCCGCATGCCGGGGAGCGAAAGCCTGAAGGTGGGGCTGGAATCGCTGGCGTGGCTGGCGGAGATCCAGACTGCGAGTGCGGGGCATTTCCGCCCGATCGGAAGCGATGGCTTCTATCCGCGGAAAGGCGAACGGGCCGAATATGACCAGCAGCCCGTAGAGGCGCAGGCGATGGTGTCCGCCTGCCTCGAAGCCTGGCGGGTAACGTCCCGTCCGATGTGGCTCAAGGAAGCAAGACGCGCTTTCGATTGGTTTCTCGGAGGCAATGATCTCGGACTGCCTTTGTTTGATGCCGCCACCGGCGGTTGTTGCGATGGACTCCAGCCCACCCGCCTGAATGCGAACCAAGGGGCCGAGTCCTCACTGGCCTTTTCGCTTTCCCTGGCGGAAATGCTGGCGGCTGAAGCCAGCTCGGCGGAGACTGTGAAACAAATCGCATGA
- a CDS encoding glycoside hydrolase family 130 protein, whose translation MKKVKCQRHEATLLPESNRVIVRPFIPSDGQKVTTIIARALALTEEEVEQELAGVKEEFQGRHFDIDSVLQAHFEKVSPKLFTQRPLSRSRQLLIGALFSGEYALESAALFNPSIVPHPDQEGVPEGALRFIMSLRATGEGHISSIEFRSGLILADGGIHLDPVSRFVTVPEVLTNPTYRKESFVMKLHEMGFDNEWTPGVMEELGEEFSREDLRKSVRLMRSRNRNGSRDLSRTLECIQWLADSNYELRFSEKLAVSERIIFPVSANESNGIEDARFVRFTCDDGSFIYYATYTAYNGRAILPQLIETKDFLHFRILTLNGSAVQNKGMALFPRRIDGQYAMLSRQDDENLLIMFSPDPHFWNDPQVLLRPAEMWEGVKIGNCGSPIETEEGWLVITHGVGPMRKYCIGAALLDLNDPTKVLGRLKRPLLSPEGNEREGYVPNVVYSCGALIHGRRLVLPYAMSDKASAIATVDLDELLAALKE comes from the coding sequence ATGAAGAAAGTGAAGTGCCAGCGTCATGAAGCGACCCTTTTGCCAGAGAGCAACCGGGTGATCGTACGGCCTTTCATTCCGTCGGACGGACAAAAGGTGACGACCATCATTGCCCGGGCGCTAGCCCTTACCGAGGAGGAGGTGGAACAGGAGCTGGCGGGCGTGAAGGAGGAGTTCCAAGGGCGTCACTTCGACATCGACTCGGTGCTGCAAGCCCATTTCGAGAAGGTCTCGCCAAAGCTCTTTACCCAGCGGCCGCTATCGCGTTCGAGGCAGTTGTTGATCGGGGCACTGTTCTCCGGGGAGTATGCCTTGGAGTCGGCGGCGCTCTTCAATCCCTCGATTGTTCCTCATCCCGACCAGGAGGGTGTTCCCGAGGGAGCGCTGCGCTTCATCATGAGCCTGCGGGCCACGGGTGAAGGGCACATTTCCTCGATTGAATTCCGTAGCGGCCTGATCCTGGCGGATGGAGGCATTCATCTGGACCCGGTGTCGCGATTCGTAACGGTGCCGGAGGTGCTGACAAATCCAACCTATCGGAAGGAGAGCTTTGTCATGAAGCTCCACGAGATGGGCTTCGACAACGAGTGGACGCCGGGAGTGATGGAGGAATTGGGAGAAGAGTTCAGCCGCGAGGACTTGAGGAAGAGCGTCCGCCTCATGAGGTCGCGTAACCGGAACGGGTCCCGCGATCTTTCCCGCACGCTGGAATGCATCCAGTGGCTTGCGGATTCGAACTACGAGCTGCGCTTCTCAGAGAAGCTGGCGGTGAGCGAGCGCATCATCTTCCCGGTCTCGGCGAATGAAAGCAACGGCATTGAGGATGCACGGTTCGTCCGCTTCACCTGCGATGACGGTTCCTTCATCTATTACGCGACCTATACCGCCTACAATGGCCGGGCGATCCTGCCGCAGCTCATCGAGACGAAGGACTTCCTTCACTTCCGCATTCTAACATTGAACGGGTCGGCGGTTCAGAACAAGGGAATGGCGCTCTTTCCCAGACGCATCGATGGCCAGTACGCCATGCTGTCGCGACAGGACGACGAGAACCTGCTGATCATGTTCTCGCCGGATCCTCACTTTTGGAACGATCCGCAGGTATTGCTCCGCCCTGCCGAAATGTGGGAGGGCGTGAAGATCGGAAACTGTGGCTCACCGATCGAGACCGAGGAAGGCTGGCTGGTCATCACCCACGGCGTGGGACCGATGCGGAAATACTGCATCGGTGCGGCTTTGTTAGATTTGAACGATCCGACGAAGGTTCTCGGCCGTCTCAAGCGGCCGCTTCTTTCGCCGGAAGGAAACGAACGCGAGGGCTATGTGCCGAACGTGGTCTATAGCTGCGGAGCGCTCATCCATGGCCGGCGCCTGGTGCTGCCCTACGCGATGAGTGACAAGGCGTCGGCGATCGCGACGGTGGATCTCGATGAACTTCTGGCAGCTCTGAAAGAGTGA
- a CDS encoding tRNA1(Val) (adenine(37)-N6)-methyltransferase: protein MDHWQEERQRLEKELGERITLDALTGPNGLDRGPRRDDAGGEAGWLIAQRKKGHRHSADDVLTAWYALQVSPKVTEHLDLGTGIGTVGLLTLWGMGPQARLTCVEAQEISYRLLQSNLDANGLRHRVECSHGDLRDLALVRKFPLITGSPPYFPTSAGVVPQDSQKAHARFELRGDVSDYAKAAVKHLAPGGWFVLCFPSPQKQRALDGIAAAGLAVVRLRDVIPRETLPALFTLFACRHRDEVNQPMLVEEPLIVREESGRLTAEMAAVRRGFGFSDGIAHGGH from the coding sequence ATGGATCATTGGCAGGAAGAACGGCAGCGTCTGGAGAAGGAGCTCGGCGAGCGCATCACCCTCGATGCACTCACGGGGCCGAATGGTCTCGATCGCGGGCCGAGGCGGGACGACGCGGGTGGGGAAGCGGGCTGGTTGATCGCGCAGCGGAAGAAAGGCCACCGGCACTCCGCGGACGACGTTCTGACCGCTTGGTATGCGCTGCAGGTTTCTCCAAAGGTGACCGAACATCTGGATCTGGGCACCGGCATCGGGACGGTCGGGCTGTTGACCCTGTGGGGCATGGGGCCTCAGGCGCGGCTGACCTGTGTGGAAGCACAGGAGATCAGCTACCGGCTGCTTCAGTCGAATCTGGATGCGAATGGCCTTCGCCATCGCGTGGAGTGTTCCCACGGTGACTTGAGGGATCTGGCCTTGGTAAGGAAGTTCCCGCTGATCACGGGGAGTCCGCCGTATTTCCCGACGAGTGCCGGGGTGGTGCCTCAGGACTCGCAGAAGGCGCATGCCCGCTTTGAGTTGCGTGGAGATGTCTCGGACTATGCCAAGGCGGCGGTGAAACATTTGGCGCCGGGCGGTTGGTTTGTGCTGTGCTTTCCTTCACCGCAGAAGCAGCGGGCCCTGGATGGAATCGCCGCTGCCGGGCTTGCCGTGGTGAGGCTGCGCGATGTGATTCCGCGGGAGACTTTGCCTGCGCTGTTCACGCTTTTCGCCTGCCGCCATCGGGATGAAGTCAATCAGCCGATGCTGGTAGAGGAGCCGCTGATCGTGCGCGAGGAAAGCGGTCGTCTCACGGCGGAGATGGCCGCGGTAAGGCGCGGGTTCGGTTTCTCCGATGGCATCGCCCATGGCGGGCACTGA
- a CDS encoding DUF4287 domain-containing protein, translating to MSFQAYLRNIETNTGKSPADFRKLAEAKGFTRAGQLAASIKAGDIVKWLKDDFEMGHGHAMAIYALLKGAKNEDSA from the coding sequence ATGTCCTTCCAAGCCTACCTCCGGAACATCGAGACCAACACCGGCAAATCACCCGCCGACTTCCGCAAACTGGCGGAAGCCAAAGGATTCACTCGCGCCGGCCAACTCGCCGCCAGCATCAAGGCAGGCGACATCGTCAAGTGGCTCAAGGACGATTTCGAGATGGGGCACGGGCACGCGATGGCCATCTATGCCCTGCTGAAGGGCGCGAAGAACGAAGACAGCGCCTGA